In Phocoena phocoena chromosome 8, mPhoPho1.1, whole genome shotgun sequence, the following are encoded in one genomic region:
- the MRPL23 gene encoding large ribosomal subunit protein uL23m — protein MARNVVYPLYQLGNPQLRVFRTNFFIQLVRPGMAQPEDTVQFRIPMEMTRVDLRSYLERIYNVPVAAVRTRVQHGSNRRRDYRNVRIKKPDYKVAYVQLAQGQTFTFPDLFPEKKRPEGSSVTEDLQDQVLEDQRRRQSCDPRLGGVPGWFGL, from the exons ATGGCACGGAATGTGGT GTACCCTCTGTACCAGCTGGGCAACCCCCAGCTCCGGGTCTTCCGCACCAACTTCTTCATCCAGCTGGTGCGGCCCGGCATGGCCCAGCCCGAGGACACCGTGCAGTTCCGGATCCCCATGGA GATGACCAGAGTGGACCTCAGGAGTTACCTCGAGCGCATTTACAATGTGCCCGTGGCTGCTGTGCGGACAAGGGTACAGCACG GTTCCAACAGGAGGAGGGATTACAGGAACGTCAGGATAAAGAAACCAGATTACAAGGTGGCGTATGTGCAGCTG GCGCAGGGACAGACCTTCACGTTCCCAGATCTGTTTCCTGAGAAAAAGAGGCCTGAAGGCAGTTCTGTGACTGAGGACCTGCAGGACCAGGTCCTGGAAGACCAGCGGCGGAGGCAGAGCTGCGATCCCCGGCTCGGGGGCGTCCCTGGCTGGTTCGGCCTGTGA